A stretch of Chloracidobacterium validum DNA encodes these proteins:
- a CDS encoding helicase-related protein, with translation MPHIYDNIEQTLLDGLRRVFHDAEAASFCVGYLNLRGWDQVAEAVERLAGGEERHACRVLVGMHRPPEADMKAMAGLKRNGGIVDGPALARLKHRITEGFKEQLECGVPSTQAETTLRRLAAQLRARKVVLKAFLLYPLHAKLYLVQRPDLFTPLIGFVGSSNLTLAGLSRQGELNVDVVEQDAARKLQNWFDERWRDKMAIDLSDELAHLIETSWARTDPVRPYLVYLKIAHHLCAEAREGEREFRAPRIFAEKGTPLLDFQEKAVSLAAYYLHRRGGVLLGDVVGLGKTLMATAIARIFQEDSHGNTLIVCPPKLAPMWEDYLQRYEINGRVLSFGKVTETLERPEAPRYRLVVIDESHHLRNRQSRRYKAIRDYIEQNDARVLLLTATPYNKQFTDLSNQLRLFVDEDQNLHVRPERFLQQWMADGQTEADFIAHFQTTLSSLRAFEQSPFPEDWRDLMRLFLVRRTRQFIIRHYAKFDAERQRYYVQLNGSPIHFPRREPKRVTFPIREDDPNDQYALLFHNEVVDVIERLLLPRYGLAGFLVAQADRLAKGDEKRILDNLNRAGQRLIGFCRTNLFKRLESSGHSFLLSVDRHILRNLVTLHALQQGLPIPIGTQDAAMLDTALNDADDDFRTREENEAVPAAPASEADAGDSLQTATLSAYQSRAATIYQAYKRHFKDRFDWLAPKFFRPELSKALEADAQALLTVLQRAVPWRPERDAKLDALMQLLTQQHPTDKALIFTQFADTALYLEKQLAKRGVTDLAVVTNQTADPVALARRFSPTTNGGLRNGETELRILIATDVLAEGQNLQDCHIIINFDLPWAIIRLIQRAGRVDRIGQQRDTITVYSFLPADGVERIIGLRTRLFHRLQQNQDVIGTDESFFGEESANRLHDLYTEKAGTLDDDMADEDIDLASLALQVWNSASTDDQKAAVGLPPIISATRALPEFADTGRHVPGVIAYLRYPDGADTLVQVDERGNLVSQSLSAIFRAAACGPDTSPLPRASNHHELVTRCVELATEEEQGGAGHLGSLRGARRKLWERLDRYRRRQQEKPSLFDGQVLERLDSVLNLIWRHPLKRIAHDAINRQMRLGITDEGLLEMVLRRADDDSLCEVTNEDEASRAGPQLICSLGLALPTTEGEPS, from the coding sequence ATGCCACACATCTACGACAACATTGAACAAACACTCCTGGATGGGCTGCGCAGGGTATTCCACGATGCTGAAGCAGCTTCCTTCTGCGTCGGCTATCTCAACCTTCGCGGCTGGGATCAAGTAGCCGAAGCCGTCGAAAGGCTGGCCGGCGGTGAGGAGCGTCATGCCTGTCGGGTGCTCGTCGGCATGCATCGCCCGCCAGAAGCGGACATGAAGGCAATGGCCGGCCTCAAGCGCAACGGGGGTATCGTTGACGGCCCGGCCCTGGCGCGGCTGAAGCATCGCATCACGGAAGGTTTCAAGGAGCAGCTCGAATGCGGCGTTCCGTCCACTCAGGCCGAGACGACGCTACGCCGGCTGGCAGCGCAGCTTCGCGCGCGCAAGGTTGTTCTCAAAGCCTTCCTGCTTTATCCCCTGCACGCCAAGCTCTACTTGGTTCAGCGTCCCGATCTGTTCACGCCGCTCATCGGCTTCGTCGGCAGCAGTAATCTCACCTTGGCCGGGCTGTCACGCCAAGGCGAGCTGAATGTGGACGTGGTGGAGCAGGATGCCGCCAGAAAGTTGCAGAACTGGTTTGATGAGCGCTGGCGTGACAAGATGGCCATTGACCTCAGCGATGAACTCGCTCATCTCATCGAGACCAGTTGGGCCCGCACTGACCCGGTGCGTCCCTATCTCGTCTATCTCAAGATCGCTCACCATCTCTGCGCCGAGGCCCGCGAGGGGGAACGGGAGTTCCGCGCGCCGCGCATCTTTGCGGAAAAAGGCACGCCATTGCTCGATTTCCAGGAAAAGGCCGTCTCGCTGGCTGCCTACTATCTGCATCGGCGCGGCGGGGTGCTCCTGGGCGATGTCGTGGGTCTCGGCAAGACCCTGATGGCAACCGCCATCGCCCGCATCTTCCAGGAAGACAGCCACGGCAACACCCTGATCGTCTGCCCACCCAAGCTGGCGCCCATGTGGGAAGACTATTTACAAAGGTATGAAATCAATGGGCGGGTACTGTCATTCGGCAAGGTCACGGAGACGCTAGAGCGCCCCGAAGCGCCGCGCTATCGCCTGGTGGTCATAGACGAAAGTCACCATCTGCGCAACCGCCAAAGCCGGCGCTACAAAGCCATTCGGGATTACATCGAGCAAAACGATGCGCGGGTGCTGCTCCTCACCGCGACGCCATACAACAAACAGTTTACCGACCTGAGCAATCAACTTCGCCTGTTCGTTGACGAAGACCAGAATCTCCACGTTCGCCCGGAGCGGTTCTTGCAACAATGGATGGCTGACGGCCAGACTGAAGCCGATTTCATCGCCCACTTTCAGACCACCCTGAGTTCACTGCGGGCCTTCGAGCAAAGTCCCTTTCCCGAAGACTGGCGCGATTTGATGCGCCTGTTCCTAGTGCGGCGTACCCGCCAGTTCATCATCAGGCACTACGCCAAGTTTGACGCCGAGCGTCAGCGCTACTACGTGCAGCTCAACGGCAGTCCGATCCATTTCCCCCGCCGCGAACCCAAACGGGTGACGTTTCCCATCCGGGAGGACGACCCAAACGATCAGTACGCGCTCCTGTTCCACAACGAGGTTGTGGATGTGATCGAAAGGCTGTTGTTGCCGCGTTATGGCTTGGCCGGCTTCCTCGTGGCGCAGGCCGATCGCTTGGCTAAAGGGGATGAAAAACGCATCCTAGACAACCTCAACCGCGCCGGCCAACGCTTGATCGGCTTCTGCCGCACCAACCTGTTCAAGCGTCTGGAGTCCAGCGGCCACAGTTTCTTACTCTCGGTGGACCGCCACATCTTGCGCAACTTGGTCACACTCCACGCGCTCCAGCAAGGGCTTCCCATTCCAATCGGCACGCAGGACGCGGCCATGCTCGACACTGCCCTCAACGACGCCGACGATGACTTCCGCACAAGAGAGGAAAACGAGGCTGTGCCCGCCGCGCCGGCTTCCGAGGCCGATGCCGGAGATAGCTTACAGACGGCAACGCTGTCCGCGTATCAGTCCCGCGCAGCCACCATCTACCAAGCTTACAAGAGGCACTTCAAAGACCGTTTCGACTGGCTCGCTCCGAAGTTCTTTCGACCAGAGCTGAGCAAGGCGCTCGAAGCCGATGCCCAGGCGCTGCTCACCGTTTTGCAACGGGCAGTGCCGTGGCGACCGGAGCGTGACGCCAAGCTGGATGCGCTCATGCAACTGCTTACCCAACAACACCCTACCGACAAGGCGCTCATCTTTACCCAGTTTGCCGACACGGCCCTCTACCTCGAAAAACAGCTCGCCAAACGGGGCGTCACCGACTTGGCCGTCGTCACCAATCAGACCGCCGATCCGGTCGCGCTTGCGCGACGCTTCAGCCCCACCACCAACGGCGGCTTGCGCAACGGCGAAACAGAACTTCGCATCCTCATCGCTACGGACGTGCTGGCCGAAGGGCAAAACCTCCAGGATTGCCACATCATCATCAACTTCGACCTGCCCTGGGCGATCATTCGGCTCATTCAGCGCGCCGGGCGCGTGGATCGGATTGGTCAGCAGCGCGACACTATCACTGTCTATTCCTTCCTACCGGCCGACGGCGTCGAACGCATCATCGGCCTCCGCACACGCCTGTTCCATCGCCTTCAGCAAAACCAGGATGTCATCGGCACCGATGAGTCATTCTTTGGCGAGGAATCCGCCAACCGGCTGCATGACCTCTACACGGAAAAGGCCGGCACGCTGGACGACGACATGGCCGACGAAGACATTGACCTTGCCAGCCTGGCGCTCCAGGTGTGGAATAGCGCCTCCACCGATGACCAGAAGGCCGCCGTGGGCCTCCCACCAATCATCTCCGCCACGCGAGCGTTGCCTGAGTTTGCCGACACCGGCCGGCATGTGCCCGGCGTCATCGCCTACCTGCGCTATCCCGACGGCGCGGACACCTTGGTGCAAGTGGACGAGCGTGGCAACCTCGTTTCGCAATCCCTTTCGGCCATCTTTCGCGCTGCCGCTTGTGGGCCTGATACGTCGCCACTGCCTCGCGCTTCCAACCACCACGAGCTGGTGACTCGCTGTGTCGAGCTCGCAACCGAAGAAGAGCAAGGTGGGGCCGGGCATCTCGGCTCTCTGCGCGGCGCACGGCGCAAACTGTGGGAGAGGCTCGACCGTTACCGCCGACGCCAGCAGGAAAAGCCGTCGCTTTTCGATGGACAAGTGCTGGAGCGACTCGACAGCGTGCTGAACCTCATCTGGCGTCATCCACTCAAACGCATCGCGCACGATGCCATCAACCGTCAGATGCGCCTCGGCATCACCGACGAAGGGCTGCTGGAGATGGTCTTGCGCCGCGCCGACGATGACAGTCTGTGCGAGGTGACCAATGAGGATGAGGCCTCACGCGCTGGGCCACAACTGATCTGTTCACTCGGACTCGCCCTACCGACAACAGAGGGAGAACCATCATGA
- a CDS encoding Eco57I restriction-modification methylase domain-containing protein, whose translation MSALLQEIESRLNSNLAEQLTPLFCETLGWGGPRDMKPKKLEVGEPLNTTLTAHPVAQLSGLPVYRLDWPENCLPGVAARRAVQRSLKPTHAEHLQCYVTADGRQAAFVWAHNRHDGKTELRTLPYETGSPARTTIERLGELAFNLDELGPNGQPSITTVTDKLSKAFSVEAVTKRFYQEIANWFFWAREQVVFPMSETEKNKEAYLSQSLIRLITRLMFCWFVKHMGLIPGELFDPQSLATLLKDGTNLPDSAKTTFYKAILQNLFFATLNQEIGQRQFRKRNPQGRDQHRGITNLYRYEDLFTDPQAFLKLVQHIPFLNGGLFECLDQVYRAKEHRPDVRIDSFSDHPKNPLSVPDFLFFGNERNADLSKAYGEAKYKCATVRGLVHILRSYNFTITESTPLDQEVALDPELAGKIFENLLAAYNPETSTTARKATGSYYTPREIVDYMVDEALIAYLQTKVEQTFLSVSSPEQTQAEMPAPHSQHQVEQTFLSVSSPEQTQAEMPAPHSQHQVEQTFLSVSSPEQTQAEMPAPHSQHQVEQTFLSVSSPEQTQAEMPAPHSQHQVEQTFLSVSSPEQTQAEMPAPHSQHQVEQTFLSVSSSEAQAQTGMSASLSITRRNLPHWSNPGSIYWITFRLADALPQDKLRAWKEQRDIWIKQHPEPWSDADWKEYNKHFGEQLEAWLDAGMGSRALARPDVRDAVRACLMRFDGERLWVHAAVIMPTHVHALLEPLGAHRLSDLMKGIKGASAREANKLLGKTGQFWLDESFDHIVRSEAQYRHFIRYIAENPTKAHLRPDEYWLYQNVEQAFLPAPSKTQIRMSAQKEQQAGMSVPLSQEQQQAEMPAQKEQQAGMPVPLSQRLRHLFAYNDEPHQFSPDEVQTLITAIDNLKALDPACGSGAFLMGLLHKLVFILGKLDPRNEQWKQRQIARVQEAIRAAEKIEDTTIRERTLNDLERQIASIEDAFARGALDYGRKLYLIENCLYGVDIQPIAVQIAKMRFFISLTVDQKVEKSFLSVGEEQESQESMPPLNLGIRPLPNLETKFVAANALIGIEKPKQLVLRNSQIESKEAELRQVRERHFTARTPATKAKYRELDTKLRTEISQLLFDDGFARETTEKLANWDPYDQNASAGFFDPEWMFGIKVEQAFLPVTQQQTQTEMSLSRSDPRVEQAFLPVTQQQTQTEMSLSRSDPRVEQAFLPVTQQQTQTEMSLSRSAPRVEQAFLPVTQQQTQTEMSLSRSAPRVEQAFLPVTQQQTQTEMSLSRSAPRVEQAFLPVTQQQTQTEMSLSRSAPRVEQAFLPVTQQQTQTEMSLSRSAPRVEQAFLPVTQPETQTRMSVSQCGFDIVIGNPPYVRQEAIKELKPALRTQSYSCYTGTADLYVYFYERALQLLRHGGVLCFISSNKFFRSAYGEKLRALLAKQTIHHIIDFGDAPVFTAIAYPAILVLSKIPTNAHAVRALNWKPGLPVEHFPDIFQTQSFPIAQTELRPNGWRLESSAVLRLLEKIRAAGKPLGAYVNGRLYRGIITGLNAAFVVDRATHDRLIAEHESSAEVLKPFLRGRDVKRWRVEAQNLWLVFVPWHFPLHEDNSIAGASTKAEHEFAKRYPAIYEHLHRFKQDLEARNKDETGVRYEWYALQRWGAEYWHEFAKQKIIVPAIEQTVSYALDEEGYHSNDKTTIIVSSDVKYLLALLNSAVLWWCIRQQAATKQGGFYEFKPMYVRQLPIASAKPAEHDALVQLVESILAAKRGNPAADVSALEQEIDERVYRLYGLAKDEIKIVKEITRR comes from the coding sequence ATGAGCGCCTTGCTTCAGGAAATTGAATCTCGACTGAACAGCAATCTCGCCGAACAGCTCACCCCACTTTTTTGCGAGACGCTCGGCTGGGGCGGGCCGCGCGACATGAAGCCGAAGAAACTGGAGGTCGGTGAGCCGCTCAACACTACCCTCACGGCTCACCCAGTGGCGCAGCTTTCCGGGCTGCCCGTCTATCGCCTCGATTGGCCGGAAAACTGCTTGCCCGGCGTCGCTGCCCGCCGGGCGGTGCAGCGCAGCTTGAAGCCGACGCACGCCGAGCATTTGCAGTGCTACGTCACCGCCGATGGTCGGCAAGCGGCGTTCGTCTGGGCGCACAACCGCCATGATGGCAAAACCGAGCTGCGTACGCTCCCCTATGAAACCGGCTCGCCAGCCCGGACCACCATCGAACGACTGGGCGAACTCGCCTTCAACCTCGATGAACTTGGTCCCAATGGTCAGCCATCTATCACTACCGTCACTGACAAACTCAGCAAGGCTTTCAGCGTCGAAGCCGTCACCAAACGCTTTTATCAGGAAATCGCCAACTGGTTCTTCTGGGCGCGCGAGCAGGTCGTCTTTCCAATGTCTGAAACCGAGAAGAACAAAGAAGCCTACCTTTCCCAAAGCCTCATTCGGCTGATCACGCGCTTGATGTTTTGCTGGTTCGTCAAACACATGGGACTCATCCCTGGTGAGCTATTCGACCCGCAATCTCTTGCCACGCTGCTCAAAGACGGCACTAACCTGCCGGACAGTGCGAAGACTACGTTTTACAAAGCCATTCTGCAGAATCTGTTCTTTGCCACCCTCAATCAGGAAATCGGCCAACGCCAGTTCCGCAAGCGTAACCCCCAGGGCCGCGATCAGCACCGTGGCATTACCAATCTCTACCGCTACGAGGACTTATTCACTGACCCGCAGGCATTTCTGAAGTTGGTTCAGCACATTCCGTTTCTAAACGGCGGTCTGTTCGAGTGTCTCGATCAGGTTTACCGCGCCAAGGAGCATCGGCCGGATGTGCGCATTGACAGCTTTTCCGACCATCCTAAAAACCCCCTCTCGGTTCCGGATTTTCTCTTCTTCGGCAACGAGCGAAATGCGGACCTTTCCAAGGCCTATGGCGAAGCGAAATACAAGTGCGCCACCGTCCGCGGACTCGTTCACATTCTCAGGAGCTATAACTTCACCATTACCGAGTCCACGCCGCTGGATCAGGAAGTGGCGCTCGACCCGGAACTAGCCGGCAAGATATTTGAGAACCTGCTGGCGGCTTACAACCCTGAAACGTCCACTACTGCCCGCAAGGCGACCGGTTCTTACTACACTCCGCGCGAGATTGTGGACTACATGGTGGATGAGGCACTCATTGCGTATCTACAAACCAAAGTGGAACAGACATTCCTGTCTGTTTCTTCACCAGAACAAACGCAGGCAGAAATGCCTGCACCACACTCCCAACACCAGGTGGAACAGACATTCCTGTCTGTTTCTTCACCAGAGCAAACGCAGGCAGAAATGCCTGCACCACACTCCCAACACCAAGTGGAACAGACATTCCTGTCTGTTTCTTCACCAGAACAAACGCAGGCAGAAATGCCTGCACCACACTCCCAACACCAGGTGGAACAGACATTCCTGTCTGTTTCTTCACCAGAACAAACGCAGGCAGAAATGCCTGCACCACACTCCCAACACCAGGTGGAACAGACATTCCTGTCTGTTTCTTCACCAGAGCAAACGCAGGCAGAAATGCCTGCGCCACACTCCCAACACCAGGTGGAACAGACATTCCTGTCTGTTTCCTCTTCAGAAGCACAAGCGCAGACAGGAATGTCTGCTTCACTTTCGATCACAAGGCGTAACCTCCCCCACTGGTCCAATCCTGGTTCCATCTACTGGATCACATTCCGCCTCGCCGATGCGCTGCCGCAAGATAAACTTCGTGCTTGGAAGGAACAACGTGACATCTGGATCAAACAGCACCCAGAACCTTGGTCTGATGCCGATTGGAAGGAATATAACAAACACTTCGGCGAACAACTCGAAGCTTGGCTTGACGCCGGTATGGGTTCGCGCGCGCTGGCCCGACCCGACGTGCGCGACGCTGTACGCGCCTGCCTGATGCGCTTCGATGGCGAGCGATTATGGGTTCATGCGGCGGTCATCATGCCCACCCATGTCCATGCGTTGCTCGAACCACTCGGCGCACATCGCCTTTCCGATCTCATGAAGGGGATCAAGGGAGCAAGCGCGAGAGAAGCCAACAAACTCCTCGGTAAGACAGGTCAATTCTGGCTCGATGAATCGTTTGATCATATTGTCCGCAGCGAAGCGCAGTACCGGCATTTTATTCGTTATATTGCGGAGAATCCGACAAAAGCCCATTTGCGCCCTGATGAGTATTGGCTTTACCAAAATGTGGAGCAGGCATTTTTGCCTGCTCCTTCAAAAACACAGATAAGAATGTCTGCACAGAAAGAGCAACAGGCAGGAATGTCTGTTCCACTCTCACAAGAGCAACAACAAGCAGAAATGCCTGCACAGAAAGAGCAACAGGCAGGAATGCCTGTTCCACTCTCGCAACGACTTCGCCATCTCTTCGCTTATAACGACGAACCGCACCAGTTCAGCCCGGACGAGGTACAGACGCTCATTACAGCCATTGACAACCTTAAGGCGCTTGACCCGGCCTGTGGTTCAGGGGCGTTTCTGATGGGGCTACTCCATAAGCTGGTGTTCATCCTCGGCAAGCTTGACCCACGCAACGAACAGTGGAAACAGCGCCAGATCGCTCGCGTCCAAGAGGCTATCCGCGCCGCGGAAAAGATCGAGGACACAACGATCCGCGAACGTACCCTCAATGACCTCGAGCGCCAGATTGCCAGCATCGAGGACGCCTTCGCCCGTGGCGCACTCGACTACGGGCGCAAGCTTTACTTGATCGAGAACTGTCTCTACGGCGTGGACATCCAACCGATTGCCGTTCAAATCGCCAAGATGCGCTTCTTTATTTCGCTTACTGTAGATCAAAAGGTGGAAAAGTCATTCTTGTCTGTTGGAGAAGAACAAGAATCGCAGGAAAGCATGCCACCTTTGAATCTGGGTATTCGCCCGCTGCCGAACCTGGAAACCAAGTTTGTGGCAGCCAACGCGCTGATCGGGATTGAAAAACCGAAGCAGCTTGTGCTGCGCAACTCGCAGATTGAGTCCAAGGAAGCCGAACTGCGGCAGGTACGCGAACGCCACTTTACTGCCCGAACCCCGGCCACGAAGGCCAAATATCGGGAACTGGACACCAAGCTCCGCACTGAAATCAGTCAGTTGCTCTTTGACGATGGTTTTGCGCGCGAGACGACCGAGAAACTGGCCAACTGGGATCCCTACGACCAGAACGCCTCGGCTGGCTTCTTCGACCCAGAGTGGATGTTTGGGATAAAGGTAGAACAGGCATTCCTGCCTGTTACTCAACAACAAACACAGACAGAAATGTCTTTGTCACGCTCTGACCCCAGGGTAGAACAGGCATTCTTGCCTGTTACTCAACAGCAAACACAGACAGAAATGTCTTTGTCACGCTCTGACCCCAGGGTAGAACAGGCATTCTTGCCTGTTACTCAACAGCAAACACAGACAGAAATGTCTTTGTCACGCTCTGCCCCCAGGGTAGAACAGGCATTCTTGCCTGTTACTCAACAGCAAACACAGACAGAAATGTCTTTGTCACGCTCTGCCCCCAGGGTAGAACAGGCATTCTTGCCTGTTACTCAACAGCAAACACAGACAGAAATGTCTTTGTCACGCTCTGCCCCCAGGGTAGAACAGGCATTCTTGCCTGTTACTCAACAGCAAACACAGACAGAAATGTCTTTGTCACGCTCTGCCCCCAGGGTAGAACAGGCATTCTTGCCTGTTACTCAACAGCAAACACAGACAGAAATGTCTTTGTCACGCTCTGCCCCCAGGGTAGAACAGGCATTCTTGCCTGTTACTCAGCCAGAGACACAGACAAGAATGTCTGTGTCACAGTGTGGGTTTGACATCGTAATTGGCAACCCGCCATATGTGCGCCAAGAAGCGATCAAGGAACTGAAGCCAGCACTCAGAACCCAAAGCTACAGTTGCTACACCGGCACGGCCGACCTGTACGTCTATTTCTACGAACGCGCGCTCCAGCTTCTGCGGCACGGCGGCGTACTCTGCTTCATCTCCAGCAACAAATTCTTTCGCTCGGCCTACGGCGAAAAGCTCCGGGCGCTACTGGCCAAGCAAACCATCCATCACATTATTGATTTCGGCGACGCCCCAGTTTTTACCGCCATTGCCTACCCGGCCATTCTCGTTTTGTCGAAAATACCAACCAATGCTCACGCCGTGCGCGCTCTCAACTGGAAACCTGGCCTGCCCGTCGAACACTTCCCCGACATCTTTCAAACCCAAAGCTTCCCTATTGCCCAAACCGAACTTCGTCCCAACGGCTGGCGGCTCGAATCGAGCGCCGTTCTGCGCCTGCTGGAGAAAATTCGTGCCGCCGGCAAGCCACTTGGAGCATATGTCAATGGGCGTCTTTACCGAGGGATTATTACAGGACTCAATGCGGCGTTTGTCGTGGATCGTGCAACCCACGACCGGCTGATTGCCGAGCACGAGTCTTCCGCCGAGGTGCTCAAGCCGTTTCTGCGTGGCCGGGACGTGAAACGCTGGCGCGTCGAGGCGCAGAACTTGTGGCTCGTCTTCGTGCCTTGGCATTTTCCGCTACATGAAGACAACTCAATTGCTGGAGCGTCAACGAAAGCAGAACATGAATTCGCCAAACGCTACCCAGCGATCTATGAACACCTCCACCGGTTCAAACAGGACCTTGAGGCGCGGAATAAAGACGAAACAGGGGTTCGTTACGAGTGGTATGCACTCCAACGCTGGGGCGCGGAGTACTGGCACGAGTTCGCCAAGCAGAAGATAATCGTCCCAGCGATTGAGCAGACTGTTTCGTATGCTCTGGACGAAGAGGGCTATCACAGCAACGACAAAACGACGATAATTGTCAGCAGCGATGTCAAATACCTTCTTGCGCTTCTAAACTCGGCTGTTCTCTGGTGGTGTATTCGTCAACAAGCCGCGACGAAACAAGGCGGCTTCTACGAATTCAAACCAATGTATGTCAGACAACTTCCCATCGCTTCGGCGAAGCCCGCGGAGCACGATGCGCTGGTGCAACTCGTAGAAAGCATCCTCGCAGCGAAGCGCGGCAACCCGGCGGCAGACGTTTCGGCGCTGGAACAGGAGATAGATGAGCGGGTTTACCGGCTCTACGGGCTGGCCAAAGACGAAATCAAGATCGTGAAGGAAATCACAAGGCGCTGA